Proteins encoded in a region of the Pseudomonas syringae KCTC 12500 genome:
- the gpmI gene encoding 2,3-bisphosphoglycerate-independent phosphoglycerate mutase, translated as MTATPKPLVLIILDGFGHSESHKGNAILAAKMPVMDRLYQTMPNGLISGSGMDVGLPDGQMGNSEVGHMNLGAGRVVYQDFTRVTKAIRDGEFFENPTICAAVDKAVSAGKAVHIMGLLSDGGVHSHQDHLVAMAELAVKRGAEKIYLHAFLDGRDTPPRSAKKSLELMDATFARLGKGRTATIVGRYFAMDRDNRWDRVSSAYNLIVDSTADFHADSAVAGLEAAYARDENDEFVKATRIGEAARVEDGDAVVFMNFRADRARELTRVFVEDDFKDFERARQPKVNYVMLTQYAASIPAPSAFAAGSLKNVLGEYLADNGKTQLRIAETEKYAHVTFFFSGGREEPFPGEERILIPSPKVATYDLQPEMSAPEVTDKIVDAIEHQRYDVIVVNYANGDMVGHSGIMEAAIKAVECLDVCVGRITEALEKVGGEALITADHGNVEQMTDDATGQAHTAHTSEPVPFVYVGKRQLKVRQGGVLADVAPTMLHLLGMEKPQEMTGHSILVTE; from the coding sequence ATGACTGCCACGCCAAAACCTCTGGTTCTTATCATCCTGGATGGCTTCGGACACAGCGAAAGCCACAAGGGCAATGCCATTCTGGCCGCGAAGATGCCGGTCATGGATCGCCTCTACCAAACCATGCCCAATGGCCTGATTTCCGGGTCGGGCATGGATGTCGGTCTGCCGGACGGGCAGATGGGCAACTCCGAGGTCGGGCACATGAACCTGGGTGCCGGCCGCGTGGTGTATCAGGACTTCACTCGGGTGACCAAAGCGATTCGCGATGGCGAGTTCTTCGAGAACCCGACCATCTGCGCCGCTGTGGATAAAGCTGTCAGCGCCGGCAAGGCCGTGCACATCATGGGCCTGCTCTCCGATGGCGGCGTGCACAGCCACCAGGACCATCTGGTGGCGATGGCGGAACTGGCGGTCAAACGCGGTGCAGAAAAAATCTACCTGCACGCCTTCCTTGATGGCCGCGACACGCCACCGCGCAGCGCGAAGAAATCCCTTGAGCTGATGGACGCAACCTTCGCCCGCCTGGGCAAGGGCCGCACCGCCACGATCGTCGGCCGCTACTTCGCCATGGACCGTGACAACCGCTGGGACCGGGTTTCGTCTGCCTATAACCTGATCGTCGACAGCACCGCCGATTTCCACGCAGACAGCGCCGTTGCCGGGCTCGAAGCCGCCTACGCACGCGACGAGAACGACGAGTTCGTCAAAGCCACCCGCATCGGCGAAGCCGCCCGCGTGGAAGATGGCGACGCGGTGGTGTTCATGAACTTCCGCGCCGACCGCGCCCGTGAACTGACCCGTGTGTTCGTCGAAGACGATTTCAAGGACTTCGAGCGCGCCCGTCAGCCGAAGGTCAACTACGTGATGCTGACCCAGTACGCGGCCAGCATCCCTGCGCCGTCCGCTTTTGCTGCGGGCAGCCTGAAAAACGTGCTGGGCGAGTACCTGGCGGACAACGGCAAGACCCAGCTGCGCATCGCCGAAACCGAGAAATACGCCCACGTCACCTTCTTCTTCTCCGGCGGGCGTGAAGAACCGTTCCCGGGTGAAGAGCGCATTCTGATCCCGTCGCCGAAAGTCGCCACCTACGACCTGCAGCCGGAAATGAGCGCACCGGAAGTGACCGACAAGATTGTCGATGCCATCGAACATCAGCGTTATGACGTGATCGTCGTCAACTACGCCAACGGTGACATGGTTGGCCACAGCGGCATCATGGAAGCCGCGATCAAGGCTGTGGAATGCCTGGACGTGTGTGTGGGGCGCATCACCGAGGCGCTGGAGAAAGTTGGTGGTGAGGCGCTGATTACAGCGGATCACGGCAACGTCGAACAGATGACCGACGACGCCACCGGACAGGCGCATACTGCGCACACCTCCGAGCCGGTGCCGTTCGTTTATGTTGGCAAACGTCAGCTGAAAGTTCGCCAAGGCGGCGTTCTGGCCGATGTCGCGCCGACCATGCTGCATCTGCTGGGCATGGAGAAACCGCAGGAAATGACCGGCCACTCGATCCTCGTGACCGAGTAA
- a CDS encoding murein hydrolase activator EnvC family protein has product MLRALIALALICLLNPAFAEDERVQTQKQIDAARQDVAELQKVLGKLQEERAGVQKDLRTTETEMGKLEKQVEVLQKELKKTETELQKLDSEKKKLNSARVEQQRLIAIQARAAYQSGRQEYLKLLLNQQHPEKFARTLTYYDYLSQARLEQLRNFNETLRQLANVEKDIDLQQAQLLVQKSSLDSQSEELAKVRQERQQALAKLNQDYKARDQKMQARQQDQADLAKVLKTIEETLARQAREAEEARQKALVAAREAEEKRQREAEAVARNNSSNSSSKSDDEPAPRRPVKAPGAVVSSAGVSYGGPFAQAKGKLPWPIDGRLLARFGEARGDDERTKWDGVMISAAAGSQVRAVHGGRVVFADWLRGAGLLVILDHGNGYLTLYGHNQSLLKSAGDIVKAGEAISTVGNSGGQDTAALYFAIRQQGRPSDPAQWCRTQG; this is encoded by the coding sequence ATGCTTCGCGCCTTGATTGCCCTTGCTCTGATCTGCCTGCTCAATCCGGCGTTTGCCGAAGACGAGCGTGTGCAAACCCAAAAACAGATAGATGCTGCGCGTCAGGATGTGGCAGAGCTGCAAAAAGTCCTGGGCAAGCTTCAGGAAGAACGTGCAGGCGTCCAGAAGGACCTGCGCACCACTGAAACCGAAATGGGCAAGTTGGAAAAGCAGGTCGAGGTCCTGCAAAAGGAACTAAAAAAGACCGAAACCGAGCTGCAAAAGCTCGACAGTGAAAAAAAGAAACTGAACAGCGCCCGCGTTGAACAGCAACGCCTGATCGCCATCCAGGCCCGCGCCGCTTACCAGAGTGGCCGCCAAGAGTACCTCAAGCTATTGCTCAACCAGCAACACCCCGAGAAGTTCGCCCGAACCCTCACGTATTACGATTACCTGAGCCAGGCGCGCTTGGAGCAGCTACGCAACTTCAATGAAACCCTGCGCCAGCTGGCCAATGTCGAAAAAGACATCGACCTGCAACAGGCCCAACTGCTGGTGCAGAAAAGCAGTCTCGACAGCCAGAGCGAAGAGCTGGCCAAGGTTCGCCAGGAACGTCAGCAGGCGCTGGCCAAGCTGAATCAGGACTACAAGGCCCGCGATCAGAAAATGCAGGCCCGTCAGCAGGATCAGGCCGATCTGGCCAAGGTCCTCAAGACCATCGAAGAAACCCTGGCCCGCCAGGCACGGGAAGCCGAAGAAGCTCGCCAGAAGGCGCTGGTTGCCGCCCGCGAGGCGGAAGAGAAGCGTCAGCGCGAAGCTGAAGCCGTCGCCCGCAATAACAGCAGCAACAGCAGTAGCAAAAGCGATGATGAACCGGCACCGCGTCGCCCGGTCAAAGCCCCCGGCGCAGTCGTTTCCAGTGCCGGAGTTTCCTACGGCGGACCTTTTGCACAGGCCAAGGGAAAACTTCCATGGCCTATCGATGGTCGACTGCTTGCGCGTTTCGGTGAAGCCCGCGGTGATGACGAACGTACCAAATGGGACGGCGTCATGATCAGCGCCGCAGCCGGAAGCCAGGTACGTGCCGTGCATGGCGGACGAGTGGTGTTCGCCGACTGGTTGCGCGGTGCCGGGCTTCTGGTCATTCTCGACCATGGCAACGGTTATCTGACCCTTTACGGGCATAACCAGAGCCTGCTCAAGTCGGCAGGTGACATTGTAAAAGCCGGTGAAGCGATTTCCACGGTCGGCAATAGTGGCGGTCAGGACACGGCAGCGTTGTACTTTGCTATTCGTCAGCAGGGTCGCCCCAGCGATCCGGCCCAATGGTGCCGCACTCAAGGATAA
- a CDS encoding S41 family peptidase, with protein sequence MLHLSRLTSLALAIAIVIGAPLAQAAEKTAPATPAAVSPAKTNATAKPPLPLDELRTFAEVMDRVKAAYVEPVDDKTLLENAIKGMLSNLDPHSAYLGPEDFQELQESTSGEFGGLGIEVGVEDGLVKVVSPIDDTPASKAGIEAGDLIVKINGTPTQGQNMQEAVDKMRGKIGEKITLTLVRDGGTPFDVTLARATIQVKSVKAQMLENGYGYIRITQFQVKTGDEVGKALAKFRKDNGKKMSGLILDLRNNPGGVLQSAVQVADHFLTKGLIVYTKGRIANSELRFSADPADASEGVPLVVLINGGSASASEIVAGALQDQKRGILMGTDTFGKGSVQTVLPLNNDRALKITTALYYTPNGRSIQAQGINPDIVVRRAKVTNEADGENYKEADLMGHLGNGNGGADKPTVKSGAAAKARPQDDDFQLSQALSLLKGLSITRGN encoded by the coding sequence ATGCTGCATTTGTCCCGCCTCACCTCGCTGGCCCTGGCAATTGCCATCGTTATCGGCGCGCCTCTGGCGCAAGCTGCCGAAAAGACCGCGCCAGCCACGCCTGCAGCAGTCTCGCCCGCCAAAACCAATGCCACCGCAAAGCCACCGCTGCCGCTCGACGAGTTGCGCACCTTTGCCGAGGTCATGGACCGGGTCAAGGCAGCCTACGTGGAGCCGGTCGACGACAAGACCCTGCTGGAGAACGCCATCAAAGGCATGCTCAGCAACCTTGATCCGCACTCTGCCTACCTCGGCCCGGAAGATTTCCAGGAGCTGCAGGAAAGCACCAGCGGCGAGTTCGGTGGGCTGGGCATCGAAGTCGGCGTCGAGGACGGTTTGGTCAAGGTGGTCTCGCCCATCGACGACACACCGGCGTCCAAGGCTGGCATCGAGGCAGGCGACCTGATCGTAAAGATCAACGGCACGCCGACCCAGGGCCAGAACATGCAGGAAGCGGTCGACAAGATGCGCGGCAAGATCGGCGAAAAGATCACCCTGACGCTGGTTCGCGATGGCGGCACGCCGTTTGACGTGACCCTGGCGCGGGCAACCATTCAGGTCAAGAGCGTCAAGGCGCAGATGCTGGAAAATGGCTACGGCTATATCCGCATCACCCAGTTCCAGGTCAAGACCGGTGACGAAGTCGGCAAGGCGCTGGCCAAATTCCGCAAGGACAACGGCAAGAAGATGAGTGGCCTGATTCTCGACCTGCGCAACAACCCGGGCGGCGTGCTGCAATCGGCGGTGCAGGTGGCGGATCACTTCCTCACCAAGGGTCTGATCGTCTACACCAAAGGCCGCATCGCCAACTCCGAACTGCGTTTCTCGGCAGACCCGGCGGACGCTAGCGAAGGCGTGCCACTGGTAGTGCTGATCAACGGCGGCAGCGCCTCGGCATCGGAAATCGTTGCCGGCGCCCTGCAAGACCAGAAGCGCGGCATCCTGATGGGCACTGACACCTTCGGCAAAGGCTCGGTGCAGACCGTCCTGCCGCTGAACAACGATCGCGCCCTGAAGATCACCACCGCGTTGTATTACACGCCGAACGGCCGCTCGATCCAGGCCCAAGGCATCAACCCGGACATCGTGGTACGCCGGGCCAAGGTCACCAACGAAGCGGACGGCGAGAACTACAAGGAAGCCGACCTGATGGGTCACCTGGGCAATGGCAACGGCGGCGCAGACAAACCGACCGTGAAGAGTGGCGCAGCCGCCAAAGCGCGTCCGCAGGATGATGACTTCCAGCTCAGCCAGGCACTCAGCCTGCTCAAAGGGCTGAGCATCACCCGCGGCAACTGA
- a CDS encoding divergent polysaccharide deacetylase family protein: MRFLALLLLTLSITGVAHAAPAENSGKPPKAYLSLIIDDLGQNQDRDSRTLALPGPVTLAIMPDTPHATEFARQAHRAGKTVMLHMPMDPATGPYAWHPELPLPELESRLNAALLKVPYAAGINNHMGSRMTAEPVAMTWLMAELQRRHLFFVDSRTSAKTVAAAEAQRIGLASVSRDVFLDDERTAEAITRQLQTAIKIARKYGSAVVIGHPYPVTLDVLERELPNLKAQGVEWIDLRSMISERGNQASAAHGKNGVYR, from the coding sequence ATGCGCTTTCTGGCTCTGCTACTGCTGACCCTCTCGATCACTGGCGTTGCTCATGCAGCGCCAGCCGAGAACAGCGGCAAACCGCCCAAGGCTTACCTGAGCCTGATCATCGACGACCTGGGCCAGAACCAGGATCGCGACAGCCGCACACTGGCGCTTCCCGGCCCGGTCACCCTGGCGATCATGCCCGACACCCCGCATGCCACCGAGTTTGCCCGCCAAGCTCATCGCGCAGGCAAAACGGTCATGCTGCACATGCCCATGGACCCAGCGACCGGTCCTTACGCCTGGCACCCCGAACTGCCACTGCCCGAGCTGGAAAGCCGTCTCAATGCTGCCCTGCTGAAAGTGCCGTATGCAGCCGGTATCAACAACCACATGGGCAGCCGGATGACCGCCGAGCCGGTCGCCATGACCTGGCTGATGGCCGAGCTACAGCGCCGTCACCTGTTTTTCGTCGACAGCCGCACCAGTGCGAAAACCGTGGCAGCCGCCGAGGCGCAGCGTATCGGGCTGGCCAGCGTCTCGCGTGACGTGTTCCTGGACGACGAACGCACTGCAGAAGCCATCACCCGCCAATTGCAGACCGCGATAAAAATCGCCCGCAAATATGGCTCGGCCGTGGTTATCGGCCACCCCTACCCTGTCACGCTGGACGTCCTGGAACGCGAACTGCCCAACCTCAAAGCGCAAGGCGTCGAATGGATCGACCTGCGCAGCATGATCAGCGAACGCGGCAATCAGGCGAGTGCGGCGCATGGCAAGAATGGGGTATATCGCTGA
- the grxC gene encoding glutaredoxin 3, with the protein MAQVIVYSSDYCPYCIRAKQLLQSKSVAFEEIRVDGKPQLRAEMTKKAGRTSVPQIWIGSTHVGGCDDLFALERAGKLDALLA; encoded by the coding sequence ATGGCTCAAGTCATCGTCTATTCCAGCGACTACTGCCCGTATTGCATACGTGCCAAACAGCTTCTGCAGAGCAAAAGCGTGGCCTTCGAGGAAATCCGGGTCGACGGCAAGCCGCAGCTGCGTGCCGAAATGACCAAGAAGGCCGGTCGTACTTCCGTACCGCAAATCTGGATCGGCTCGACCCACGTGGGCGGCTGCGATGACCTGTTTGCTCTGGAGCGTGCCGGCAAGCTCGATGCGCTGCTGGCCTGA
- a CDS encoding rhodanese-like domain-containing protein: MVAHLLEFATNHYLITGAFVILLGLLIAYEMSKGGASLSTRELTALVNSDQGVVIDVRSKKDYTAGHIVGSLNFPQDKVLTRTAELEKYKDKTLIIVDAMGQHAGTTARELLKSGFKAAKLSGGISSWRGDNLPLVK; the protein is encoded by the coding sequence ATGGTTGCTCACCTGCTTGAATTCGCCACTAACCACTATTTGATCACCGGTGCCTTCGTCATTTTGCTGGGATTGCTGATTGCTTACGAAATGAGCAAGGGCGGCGCTAGCCTGAGCACTCGCGAGCTGACCGCGCTGGTCAACAGCGATCAGGGTGTGGTCATCGACGTGCGCTCGAAAAAGGATTACACCGCAGGGCACATCGTCGGCTCTCTGAATTTCCCGCAGGACAAGGTACTGACCCGTACCGCTGAACTGGAGAAATACAAGGACAAGACGTTGATCATAGTCGATGCAATGGGGCAGCATGCTGGCACCACCGCCCGCGAGCTGCTCAAGTCCGGCTTCAAGGCGGCCAAGCTGTCCGGCGGCATTTCCAGCTGGCGCGGCGATAACCTTCCTCTGGTGAAGTGA